From Candidatus Izemoplasmatales bacterium, a single genomic window includes:
- a CDS encoding IS3 family transposase — MRGDETPGLPIQRAEDVQGARVSEKQYYQWRIQEEHRNGRRLEERELVQRVENGFHSSDDAYGCRKITRELRNEGIAVSEWKVRRIMREHGLYSVTQKKYRPFRHHQENNPYKQDLVKQQFRPDGPNIVWAGDVTYIKTRIGWVYLAGVMDLYNREVIGCATSQRIDTELVKRALGEAIGRYPETEGTIFHSDRGCQYASAGYQNTLTANKMRGSMSRGGCPYDNSCVESFFAQLKKERIYRRKYRDLSEVDADLFDSIELFYNRKRIHSTLNYQTPIGYRFNNAPLFCGI, encoded by the coding sequence ATGCGAGGCGATGAAACGCCTGGACTCCCGATACAGCGTGCGGAGGATGTGCAAGGTGCTCGTGTCAGCGAGAAGCAGTACTATCAATGGCGAATCCAGGAAGAGCATCGCAACGGTCGGCGATTGGAAGAGCGAGAGCTGGTCCAACGAGTCGAGAACGGCTTTCATTCAAGTGATGATGCCTATGGGTGTCGGAAGATCACACGAGAGCTCAGAAACGAAGGAATCGCGGTCAGCGAATGGAAAGTGCGGCGGATCATGCGGGAACATGGCCTCTATTCAGTCACGCAGAAGAAGTATCGGCCCTTCCGCCATCATCAAGAAAACAATCCCTACAAGCAAGATCTCGTGAAGCAGCAGTTCCGCCCGGACGGTCCCAATATCGTATGGGCGGGAGATGTCACCTACATCAAGACCAGGATCGGCTGGGTCTATTTGGCGGGTGTCATGGATCTCTACAACCGCGAAGTGATTGGTTGTGCGACGAGTCAAAGAATCGATACCGAGCTTGTGAAACGCGCCTTGGGAGAAGCCATCGGAAGGTATCCGGAGACGGAAGGAACGATCTTCCACAGCGACCGCGGATGTCAGTACGCCAGTGCGGGCTATCAGAATACCTTGACGGCCAACAAGATGCGCGGCAGCATGTCTCGCGGCGGATGTCCCTACGACAATTCCTGTGTCGAAAGCTTCTTCGCTCAACTGAAGAAGGAAAGGATCTATCGACGAAAGTATCGTGACCTTAGTGAAGTCGACGCCGACTTGTTCGACTCTATCGAACTCTTCTACAATCGAAAGCGGATTCACTCGACGCTCAATTATCAAACGCCGATTGGATACAGATTTAATAATGCGCCTTTATTTTGTGGGATTTAA
- a CDS encoding transposase, whose protein sequence is MPSNNSKYTEEMRERTVLHILNSGKSATSVAEELGIDTNTVCKWVREYRRKNNLPSATEAKAREHTARTADPNDAKRKFRELETRLRQKEKELAEERENVEILKKSLHILMRAREENARR, encoded by the coding sequence ATGCCAAGCAATAACTCGAAATATACAGAAGAAATGAGAGAACGGACCGTTCTCCATATTTTGAATTCGGGAAAGTCCGCAACGTCCGTGGCGGAAGAACTCGGAATCGACACGAACACCGTGTGCAAATGGGTCAGAGAATATCGCCGGAAGAACAATCTGCCCAGCGCTACGGAAGCCAAGGCCCGTGAACACACCGCGAGGACGGCGGATCCGAATGACGCGAAACGGAAATTCCGCGAGCTGGAAACCCGACTCAGACAAAAAGAGAAGGAACTGGCGGAAGAGCGGGAGAACGTCGAGATCCTCAAAAAATCCCTGCACATCTTGATGCGAGCACGCGAAGAAAATGCGAGGCGATGA